CACGACCAATCAAACAGAGAAAGTAAGCACGCTGATTCAGTTCGTCAAAAAGCTGCAACATCGTCCAGACTGGATCTCACAATACCGAAACGAACAAGCTACTCTTCTCTCCGATTTAAAAAATACAAAAATCGCTAATCGCTTTGAGAATGTAAATTCAAAGGACGCCACTGAATTTGTTCGTCAAATGAATACGCTCGCTGAAAATGCTTCCTTTTCTGCCTTTACACCATTGCTACAGACGAATCTTACCTCTTTCATGAACATCCTGGCCAAGAAAACGAGTTAACTGCCCAAAGATGATCGTCACAGCCTCCGCCCTCATGGACATACTAACCCGTAAAGGAGGAGACGAATATGTATGACAATGGCGAAAACGACCTGCCTGATTTCAAACAACTGGATGACAGACTGATCGCTCAACCTCCGACTAGCCCAATATTCGCAATCCGTACCAATCTGGACAAGGAACCAAATGACGTCGACAATCCGTATGTGCAGCAAGACTCTAAACCCACTGGACAATACAAGGGGGAAGCAAATGACTGATCACATCTCAAAGGAAAAGCCGGACATGGGTTATAACGGAAGCAATATGCATGGTTATTCCCTTACACCAAAGGAAGGGACATTGGATCAAACTGCCAAGTCGGCAGCGGAAAACAAAGAAAATAGAGATAAAGAATAGTTCTTTCCCATTACGAAAAACAAATCCCCTTTGGGGAAACAGGCAGATGCTCACTTTTCCTGTTTCCCAAAGGGGATTCCTTTTGGATTTCTGACCAAGAATATGGGGAAAGACATTTTGTTATTGACGAAATTCTACTGGAAATATATACTTTTCATAAATTGCAAATGAGAATCATTATCAGATTCTTGTGTATATGCTCAGGAGGTTGCCCCATGAAATCCAGGCTTTTCAAACACATTTATAGCACAACATTAGTCACTTCTCTCCTCACAGGTGGCGTCCATTTGGCTCAGGCCGCTCCTCTCGTGGCTACTTCTGAACAGACGGATGATTCCCCTTTATCGCTAGATTTCGCAATTGAACAGGCACTAAAAAATAGCATCGATTTCGAGCTGCTTCGGCTTGAGCTAGATATTACAAAATACGAAACATCCATCATACTAAGAGAAAAAGAAGGAATCAAAAAAGCCGACATCATGACGCTGGCTGACGCAAAAAAGAAATTCGAAGACGCTGCCAAAGCGATCAAAGAAGTGATTGTCGATGAAGTCGCCCTGAATACGCAAAAAAACAACATCCAGTTGCAAGTGCAAAAAGCTTTCTTCGAAGTCCAATCATTAGAGGCCAAAATCAAAGCGCAAAAGAAAAGCTTGCAAAGACAGTACTGGTTGGACTCCCAAGAAACAGAAGCTCACAAAAATCTTGCTACCCTTGAAGCCAGCTACAAACAAGCATTGGCCAAGCTCAACGATTTATTGAATGAAAAAGCAGACAAAAAATGGAAAATAGTCACCACTGATCTGACCCAGCACGAGCTGCTTTCCCTTGAGCAATTGCAAGCAAAAGCTTATGAAAAACGTCCTGAGATGATCAAAGCACAAGCAGAAATAGACTTTACCCAAGTCAGAATTGATTACACGGCAGAGTATACCGCACTCAGCACACATAAAGGGATAATCGCAAGAAATGAGCACAAAAAAGCGGAACTGCAAAAACAAAAAACACAGAAGAAAATCGGTCAGGAAGTAAGTGACAACTATACGAAGGCACTAGCAGCGCAAAAGGCATTAGGGGAAAATACAACAAAGAAAGAAACCGCATGGGAGCGCTATCAGGCAACACTCGATCAATATAGATTAGGAAAAGCATCGATGAAAGAACTGATGGAGGTCGAAGCAAACCTATTTGAATCCGAAACAAAAGCAATCGAATCGATTTATCAATACAATCTCGCTGCTACTACCTTGAATCAATCAACTGGCTATTAATATTTCGTGTCACGAAATATCGCATTCATTCATTTCAAATAGAGAAGGCTTCATCCCACAGGGTGAAGCCTTTACTCATTGATTAGCCTCTCAAAAGCTCCCGGCATCACCAAACGACCACCGTCCGCGCCAAAATCCTCTATGAACCACCAAGCCGATAGTACACTGTGGCAATAGGCCCACGCCAACACTCTCTCTTTTTGCAAAGACAGTGCCCTCGTCAGCCCATCGACCCGCTGTTTCACCACTTCTTCTACCCCATCCTCAGGCAAATGGTTCAGCAAAAACGGAATCACCTCGTATTCCGTCTCCCCGATCAGTCCTTTTGGATCAATTGCCAACCACGGCTCTCTTTCGGCGCGCAAAATATTTTCATGATGAAGATCACCATGCAGCAGACATGGTTCTTTTTGTGTGGAGAGAAGCTTTTTGTACCATTTCATGGCTCGCTCCACCATTTGCTCGGGAATCGATCCTGTCCCCCCTTGGAAATGAGGGCGAATCTGTTCCAGTCCCACAGCCCAGTCTGCGATCGTCGGAAACGTAGACGCAAGCTTGCCACCTTTCGAAACGGGTGTATGCATTCTTTTGATCACGTCCGCCAAGCATTGTATTCGCTCATCTTCGCTACTCAGCTTGTCCAGTGTCTCTCCTGGCATGATGCGCTCCAAAAGCATGATCCCTTTTTCCTCGTCAGCATCGAGTAGCTGCACCATTCCCCTGCCTGCAAAAGCCCGAATCGCTGCCAGCTCTCTCTGCCAATCCAGTCCAGGCACTCCCAGCTTCAGCACTGCGTTTCTCCCATCCTGCAACACAACTGGTGCTACAAAGTTATAGGAGAGTGGAAACGGCTCTAGTACCTTCAAAGACCACCGCACTTCGCAATCAGCAATCAACTCATGAAAGGAATCGAGCCAGAGACGACCTGCTTCTTTATGTACGCCCGTAATTGTTTGCGTAAAATGGGTTGGCAATAAAATCATTAGGAATCTCCTCCTAAAAAGCTTGTGGCTTTTAAACTTCTTGCCCTACCTTCACTCATCTTCTTGCACCAGCTTTCAAGCTGCTCCCTTACCGCAGCCGCGTAAGAAGAAGTGCATTTCCAGTCAAGCGCCTCTGGAGCCCATCCCAGCCTTGGAAAAAATGGTGGGGAATTTCAGCTTCACCTATGAAACACTTCATCGAAACTTCTACGTTTGAAGCACTCCCACCATTTTTTCCGAGGCGGCCAGTGAATCCCCCCTTGCGGGGCGTAGGCCGAAGCGTAGACTGGAAATGCGCTTCTTCCCCACCACAGCCACTTCACCAAAAAGGGAGCAGCATGAAAGCCGCCCCCCCTTTATTTCCCTGAAAATATTAGGACAGTCGTCCCATCAAGCGCTCCATACGTTCAAGCGCCTTCTTTAACTGCTCCATCGATGTTGCATAAGAACAACGGATATGTCCCTTCCCGCTTTCGCCGAATACATCTCCAGGTACGACAGCTACCTTTTCCTCCATGAGCAACTTCTCCGCAAATTCAGAAGAGCTAAGACCTGTAGAAGCTACAGACGGGAATGCGTAGAAGGCTCCGTCTGGCTCATGGCAAGTCAATCCGATATGACGGAATCCATCTACCACATAATTGCGGCGCTGACGGTAGCTCTCGATCATTCGTTCCATATCAGAACGTCCATGACGCAGGGCTTCCAATGCAGCCATCTGAGCCATTGTCGGAGCACACAGCATAGTGTACTGATGGATTTTCAGCATGCCTGCGAGCAAATCAGGCGATGCGCAGACATACCCCAGACGCCAGCCGGTCATCGCGAACGCTTTGGAAAAACCGGAGATCAGGATCGTCCGATCTTTCATTCCTGGCAGTGCCGCGATACTATCGTGCATGCGACCATAGGTAAGTTCCGCATAAATCTCATCGGAGATCACCATGAGGTCGTGCTTTTCAATGATCGGCAAAAGTGTTTTCCACTCTTCAGCCGTCATCGTCCCCCCGGTCGGGTTATTTGGATAGCAGAAAATGATTGCTTTTGTACGCGCGGTGATGTGCGTCTCCAACTCTTGCGGTGTCAGCTTGAACTCGTTTTCCATCGTTGTTTTCAGGAATACCGGCACCCCACCAGCCAAGCGAATAACAGGTTCATAGGAGACGTAGCAAGGTTCCACGACCAATACTTCATCACCTGGATCGAGAATAGCACGCAGTGCGATATCAATCGCTTCGCTGGCACCAACCGTCACGAGAATTTCTGTCTCTGGATGATAGCTGACCGAAAAACGTTCCTCCAAGTATTTCTGAATTTCCACACGCAATGGCAGCATACCTGCATTGGATGTATAAGCTGTATGTCCACGCTCCAACGAAGAAATCGAAGCTTCTCTCATGCGCCAAGGAGTGACGAAATCAGGCTCCCCTACACCTAAGGAAATGACTCCCTCCATCGATGCTGCCAAATCGAAAAAGCGGCGAATGCCTGATGGCTTCAACGATTGAACTGTACTGGATAAACGGTTTTTGACTTCAACTTGTGTACTCACGGCGTAACCACCATCCTGTGATCTTCGTCACGATCTTCCAGCTCAATGCCATCGTGCTTGTAACGTTTCAAAATAAAATGTGTAGCTGTTGAGACAACTGAATCAAGAGTGGACAGCTTTTGCGAAACAAAAGTCGCTACCTCTTTCATCGTTTTGCCTTCCAAAATAATCGACAAGTCATAGCTTGCACCAGACATCAAATAAACAGCCTTCACTTCTGGGAAACGGCAGATTCGCTCCGCTACTTCATCAAAGCCGACGTCGCGCTTGGGCGTCACTTTCACATCAATCATCGCGTTCACGTACGGATGATCGTCCACACGCTCCCAGTTGACCAGCGCTGGATATTTGACAATAACCTTCTCGGCTTCCAATGCTGCAATCGTCTGCTCAACGACCTCGGTCGGCTCTCCGATCATCTTTCCGATTTGCTCGGCGCTCATGCGACTGTCTTCTTCCAACAGGTGCAACAGCTCTCTTTGCTTCAAGCGATCCATGCCCCACCACTCCAGTTTTCTCTTTATTTTTTACATAAGTACGTGTTCAATTAGTCGACTTTTTGAACGACGTCAGAAAGCAAAAAGCCCCAGCAACCAGACTCATGATTTCCATGAATCTCGGTTGCTGAGGCGAAGGTATCGCGGTACCACTCAGCTTTTTTGCCTCTCTCACAAAAGGCAAACTTGTGCTGTCTACGTAGACATGCGCCCCATAACGTGGGCCATCCGCTGCTTTCTACTTGGCATTTTCAAAAGCAGAGCTCCAAGGTGGCTTTCAAAAAGAGTTCGCGGTCGCCCTCTCAGCTAACAGGCAACTCTCTGGACGTCAAAATCCCTTTTTTACTTTCCTTTTCACGGCTGTGTTGATTGTTTTATTGAATGTCTCAGATTATAAATGACGGTTTCTCTCATTGTCAACCAACAACTTCTGTCTGCTGAACCTCTTTCAAACCGTTAGGCAACCAAACACGAAACACCGTCCCAGTCCCCAAGCTGCTTTGTACGTCAATTTTTCCACGATGATTTTCTACGATGGATTGGGTGATCGACAGCCCCAGTCCAGCCCCTCCGCTTTTGCGTGCGCGTGAGGATTCAATCCGATAGAAACGGTCGAATACATGCGGGACATGCTCCGGTGCTATCCCGGCTCCATTATCTCTGATCGTCATTTCAATCCCATTGGCAATCTTGCTTAATATAAGCTCGATCTCACCATTCACAGGGTCAGTATGCTGCACCGCATTTTGAAACAGATTGAGGATAACTTGCTTTATTCCGTCACAGTCGAAAGCAACCGTAACATTCGGTTCTACACGGAAATGAATGTTTCGTTCACCAGCCAGGACCATAAGCTGTGATTCCATACTGTGCACGACCGTGTCCAACTGTCCTTCTTGCAAAAGGAAAGCTGGTTCCCGATCCATCCGAGCCAGGTACAGCAAATCGTTGACGAGTTTGTTCAGCCGCTCTGTCTCGCCGTGCATGCTTTTCAATGCTTTCTGTAAATGTTCGGGATTTGCCGCCGCGCCGCGCAACAGCACCTCCAAAAAACCATGGATGGATGTCAGCGGTGTTCGCAACTCGTGCGAAGCGTCCGCTACAAAGCGCCTCATCCGCTCCCCAGCTTCCTGCTCAGTTTTAAAGGAGGTTTCCAACCGTTCCAGCATTCCGTTAAAGACCGCCGATAATTGATCAATCTCCATTTGGCCTTGATCCATCGGAAGTCGCTCATCCAAATTCCCCGCATTAATCCGCTCAACTGTTACCTCAATACGCGAAAGTGGGTTCAGCGTACGGCGGAGAACAGGCACATAGGTTAACAAACCGATAAGCAAGGCGAGTGCAGATGCAGAAAAGAAAATGATCAACTGCGGAAACAGCACTTCTCGCATCGAGCCAACAGGGGTACTTAGCTGTACAATTCCTTGTAGCTGTTCAGGTGAACGGATTGGTGCTAACACGACCAAATAATCCTTCCCCGTGCTACCTTCCAAGATTTTGTATTTAAAACTACATACGCCACTAGCCAAGATCTCGCGGTATAGACTCTCCGGAAAGCGTGGCGAATACCCTTCGCTCGGATTCGCAAACAGCTCCGTCACATTTGCGTCGTTGTCAATAAAGGCAAACTTGATATCGGGAGTACGCAAGGAAAGCAACGCACTGACATACTGATCGTTCTTTGGGAGCGTTTCCGTGTCCTCCAAGACCTGATAAGGAACGGTAACTCCCAGATTTAACAAGCTTTCCGCTTTGCTGCGATACAAGAATTGCTCCATCAATATGTATTGAATCATGCCGATTAGAAGCAGCAACCCCGATAAGATAAATAACGAACGAGAAAGCAGCTGATATCGTAAAGAGTTCGGTTCTAGAAAAGGGGCCCATAGATTGTTTCGATTCTTCTTCATACAAAATCAACCCGATAGCCCGCACCGCGCAATGTGCGAATAATCCGATGCTGACGATCATTCAATTTGTCGCGCAGGGAACGAATATACACCTCGACAATATTCTCCTCCCCACCGAAATCATAGCCCCACACGTTGTCCAGAATCATTGGTTTACTTAGCACCAAGCCGTGATTTGTCACCAAATATTTCAGCAAAGAGTATTCCGTTGGCGATAGCTCCAGAAGCTTGTCCCCGTAGGTAATTTCTTTTCGCCTGTCATCGATCTGAAATGGACCGAGGAGTACCTTAGAGAGCAGATGTGGATAATGATTACGAATGCGCGCATGGATACGAGCAAGCAGCTCTTCAAAGCTAAACGGCTTAATCATATAATCATCGGCACCGAGAGTCAGCCCTTTTACCCGATCCTCCACGTCCTCCCTCGCTGTCAGCATAATCGTCGCTACATTCTGTATCTTTTTAAGCATCCGGCATACCTCGAAGCCATCCATGCCAGGCATCATCACATCGAGAATAACGACATGCGGCTGATGCTCCTTCACCATGGTCACGGCTGTCATCCCATCTTGTGCCGTCAATACTTGGAATCCTTCATTCTCAAGACCCATCTCCAAAAATTGCAGGATGGTCGGCTCATCATCGACAAGCAATATTTTAATGCCTTTGTTTAGGCTCATTTCTTTCACCTCAGCTCTATTTTACCTGAACAGGATAAGCGTAGCTGAATGTTTGCTGAATATGCCCTGAGTACAAGCTGAAAGCTTTTTGTAAAATAATAAACCAAAAAATGTAAATCCAATATAAAAAACGTTGATAATTCTCTTCCCCTTGCGCATTCAACAAACTTTCAGCCAGCTTTCAAGACCCACTCAGCTTCCTCTCTCATAATGATCCCTGCGAAGCCAAATACATACGACCCAAGTCTGAACACTTCAAAAACATGGAGGTTATTCAATAATGAAAAAGAATTCAGTTATCCTGACTGCCTCAGTTGCCACGCTCGTGGTTGGTATCGGGGGTTACATGCTCTATGACTATTTTGCGGGAAACCATGTGGAGATCCGGCCTGCAGCTGCGGTAGCCGTAGCCTCATCTACCACTTCCTCT
The window above is part of the Brevibacillus antibioticus genome. Proteins encoded here:
- a CDS encoding aminotransferase; protein product: MSTQVEVKNRLSSTVQSLKPSGIRRFFDLAASMEGVISLGVGEPDFVTPWRMREASISSLERGHTAYTSNAGMLPLRVEIQKYLEERFSVSYHPETEILVTVGASEAIDIALRAILDPGDEVLVVEPCYVSYEPVIRLAGGVPVFLKTTMENEFKLTPQELETHITARTKAIIFCYPNNPTGGTMTAEEWKTLLPIIEKHDLMVISDEIYAELTYGRMHDSIAALPGMKDRTILISGFSKAFAMTGWRLGYVCASPDLLAGMLKIHQYTMLCAPTMAQMAALEALRHGRSDMERMIESYRQRRNYVVDGFRHIGLTCHEPDGAFYAFPSVASTGLSSSEFAEKLLMEEKVAVVPGDVFGESGKGHIRCSYATSMEQLKKALERMERLMGRLS
- a CDS encoding aminoglycoside phosphotransferase family protein; amino-acid sequence: MILLPTHFTQTITGVHKEAGRLWLDSFHELIADCEVRWSLKVLEPFPLSYNFVAPVVLQDGRNAVLKLGVPGLDWQRELAAIRAFAGRGMVQLLDADEEKGIMLLERIMPGETLDKLSSEDERIQCLADVIKRMHTPVSKGGKLASTFPTIADWAVGLEQIRPHFQGGTGSIPEQMVERAMKWYKKLLSTQKEPCLLHGDLHHENILRAEREPWLAIDPKGLIGETEYEVIPFLLNHLPEDGVEEVVKQRVDGLTRALSLQKERVLAWAYCHSVLSAWWFIEDFGADGGRLVMPGAFERLINE
- a CDS encoding Lrp/AsnC family transcriptional regulator, translated to MDRLKQRELLHLLEEDSRMSAEQIGKMIGEPTEVVEQTIAALEAEKVIVKYPALVNWERVDDHPYVNAMIDVKVTPKRDVGFDEVAERICRFPEVKAVYLMSGASYDLSIILEGKTMKEVATFVSQKLSTLDSVVSTATHFILKRYKHDGIELEDRDEDHRMVVTP
- a CDS encoding TolC family protein, with the translated sequence MKSRLFKHIYSTTLVTSLLTGGVHLAQAAPLVATSEQTDDSPLSLDFAIEQALKNSIDFELLRLELDITKYETSIILREKEGIKKADIMTLADAKKKFEDAAKAIKEVIVDEVALNTQKNNIQLQVQKAFFEVQSLEAKIKAQKKSLQRQYWLDSQETEAHKNLATLEASYKQALAKLNDLLNEKADKKWKIVTTDLTQHELLSLEQLQAKAYEKRPEMIKAQAEIDFTQVRIDYTAEYTALSTHKGIIARNEHKKAELQKQKTQKKIGQEVSDNYTKALAAQKALGENTTKKETAWERYQATLDQYRLGKASMKELMEVEANLFESETKAIESIYQYNLAATTLNQSTGY
- a CDS encoding sensor histidine kinase, with translation MKKNRNNLWAPFLEPNSLRYQLLSRSLFILSGLLLLIGMIQYILMEQFLYRSKAESLLNLGVTVPYQVLEDTETLPKNDQYVSALLSLRTPDIKFAFIDNDANVTELFANPSEGYSPRFPESLYREILASGVCSFKYKILEGSTGKDYLVVLAPIRSPEQLQGIVQLSTPVGSMREVLFPQLIIFFSASALALLIGLLTYVPVLRRTLNPLSRIEVTVERINAGNLDERLPMDQGQMEIDQLSAVFNGMLERLETSFKTEQEAGERMRRFVADASHELRTPLTSIHGFLEVLLRGAAANPEHLQKALKSMHGETERLNKLVNDLLYLARMDREPAFLLQEGQLDTVVHSMESQLMVLAGERNIHFRVEPNVTVAFDCDGIKQVILNLFQNAVQHTDPVNGEIELILSKIANGIEMTIRDNGAGIAPEHVPHVFDRFYRIESSRARKSGGAGLGLSITQSIVENHRGKIDVQSSLGTGTVFRVWLPNGLKEVQQTEVVG
- a CDS encoding response regulator transcription factor; the protein is MSLNKGIKILLVDDEPTILQFLEMGLENEGFQVLTAQDGMTAVTMVKEHQPHVVILDVMMPGMDGFEVCRMLKKIQNVATIMLTAREDVEDRVKGLTLGADDYMIKPFSFEELLARIHARIRNHYPHLLSKVLLGPFQIDDRRKEITYGDKLLELSPTEYSLLKYLVTNHGLVLSKPMILDNVWGYDFGGEENIVEVYIRSLRDKLNDRQHRIIRTLRGAGYRVDFV